DNA sequence from the Sphingobacteriales bacterium genome:
CTGCCTACTGCCTACTTACAGAAACTTATCTCATCAGCAACACCGTCCCGCTTACCAGCCTGCGTTGGCCTTGCGTTCCTTCTGCATTGATCTGGTAGTAATAGTTGCCGACCGGACAAGGTTTCCCTTTAAATGTGCCGTCCCAGCCGGTTTCAGGGTCG
Encoded proteins:
- a CDS encoding gliding motility-associated C-terminal domain-containing protein, encoding DPETGWDGTFKGKPCPVGNYYYQINAEGTQGQRRLVSGTVLLMR